In Limibacter armeniacum, a single window of DNA contains:
- a CDS encoding sensor histidine kinase, whose amino-acid sequence MFFNSRAVAFLLAASTALTTVAFLTLVDDIPMAGYIVGGGIAFSAAFLLTYFTLEFMIFRELNKIYSKVDKLRQKQLYPTNKKLGDDYEVDLFEKDGNPLKRINQEITEFAVKTEQEIDKLKKMEIFRREFMANVSHELKTPIFATQGYILTLLDGAMDDENVREKFLRRAAKSLNQLNHLVEDLLTLSKIESGQIKMEYEYFDLQTLMVDAIEQVEHKASKKEISVMYEPPHDEVIAVHADYNRIMQVMLNLMTNAIKYNDEGGWVKLQLEDDEDSVKVTVRDNGMGIPEEDQRRVFERFYRVEKSRTKKQGGSGLGLAIVKHILSEHNSYITLKSKLGEGSAFSFILEKDNQANESTEF is encoded by the coding sequence ATGTTTTTTAATTCAAGAGCAGTGGCATTTCTGCTTGCCGCATCTACTGCCCTTACTACAGTGGCATTCTTAACCTTGGTAGACGATATACCAATGGCAGGATATATTGTTGGTGGTGGTATTGCATTTTCAGCAGCATTCCTACTAACTTATTTTACATTGGAGTTTATGATCTTCAGGGAGCTTAACAAGATCTACTCAAAAGTGGATAAGCTAAGACAGAAGCAACTTTATCCAACCAACAAAAAGTTAGGTGATGATTATGAAGTGGACCTGTTTGAAAAAGATGGAAACCCACTGAAGAGGATCAACCAAGAGATTACGGAGTTTGCTGTAAAGACAGAGCAGGAGATTGACAAACTGAAGAAAATGGAAATTTTCAGAAGGGAGTTTATGGCAAATGTATCTCATGAGCTGAAGACTCCTATCTTTGCAACCCAAGGTTATATCCTGACACTCTTGGACGGTGCGATGGATGATGAAAATGTGAGGGAGAAGTTTCTGAGACGAGCAGCCAAGAGCTTAAATCAGCTGAATCACTTAGTGGAAGACCTGCTGACACTTTCTAAAATAGAGTCAGGACAGATCAAGATGGAGTATGAGTACTTTGATCTGCAAACCTTAATGGTGGATGCCATTGAGCAGGTAGAGCACAAAGCTTCCAAAAAAGAGATTTCAGTAATGTATGAGCCACCGCACGATGAGGTCATTGCAGTACATGCAGACTATAACCGAATCATGCAAGTAATGCTAAACCTGATGACCAATGCCATCAAGTATAATGACGAAGGTGGTTGGGTGAAGCTGCAGCTGGAAGATGATGAGGACTCAGTGAAGGTAACTGTTAGGGATAATGGAATGGGAATCCCTGAAGAGGACCAGCGTAGAGTATTTGAACGCTTCTATCGTGTAGAGAAAAGCCGTACCAAAAAGCAGGGAGGTTCAGGATTGGGACTTGCAATTGTAAAGCATATATTAAGCGAACACAATTCATATATTACGCTGAAGAGTAAATTGGGAGAAGGAAGTGCCTTCAGCTTTATACTGGAAAAAGACAATCAGGCTAATGAAAGTACCGAATTTTAA
- a CDS encoding RluA family pseudouridine synthase, whose amino-acid sequence MKVPNFKKLIVFENDNYILINKPPHISTLEDRDKTQTSIYEMAKKYWEEAQLCHRLDKETSGMLAIAKNPEAYRNLSMQFENREVDKVYHAIVNGVQELDRILVDRNIAVSGRGNVRIDIEGKPAQTKFMTLEAFKFHTLVACKPVTGRMHQIRIHLAYLGAPIVADETYGGKMAYLSQIKRKFNLKKGTEEEPLIKRVALHAYEITFKDIDGSEVNAIADYPKDIRALLTQLRNNS is encoded by the coding sequence ATGAAAGTACCGAATTTTAAAAAACTGATCGTATTTGAAAACGATAACTATATTCTGATTAATAAACCACCTCATATTTCTACGCTGGAAGACAGGGATAAAACCCAAACCAGTATCTATGAGATGGCCAAAAAGTATTGGGAAGAGGCACAGCTTTGCCACAGACTTGATAAGGAAACTTCAGGGATGTTGGCGATTGCTAAGAATCCAGAGGCATATCGTAACCTTTCCATGCAATTTGAAAATAGGGAAGTAGATAAGGTCTACCATGCTATAGTAAATGGCGTACAGGAATTGGATAGGATTCTTGTAGACAGAAATATTGCTGTGTCAGGTAGAGGCAATGTCCGCATTGACATTGAGGGGAAGCCAGCACAGACAAAATTTATGACTTTGGAAGCTTTTAAGTTCCATACACTGGTTGCATGTAAACCAGTTACAGGAAGGATGCACCAAATTCGTATTCACTTGGCATACCTTGGGGCTCCAATCGTAGCAGACGAAACTTATGGCGGTAAGATGGCATACCTGTCACAAATCAAAAGGAAGTTTAATCTCAAGAAAGGAACGGAGGAAGAACCGCTGATCAAGAGGGTAGCATTGCACGCTTATGAAATCACATTCAAGGATATTGATGGATCAGAAGTAAATGCAATAGCAGATTATCCTAAAGATATTAGAGCGTTGCTGACACAGCTTAGAAACAATAGCTAG
- a CDS encoding M56 family metallopeptidase: MVAYILKVIGSQTLFYLLYYLLFRKEPFFERNRVYLLLTLLGGFIIPLLPIPSFQVEESIGPVSDSVYLLKGITVSTMPIEQTIHWWEGCYILITGIMVFRFLSSLVKVMNLIRKNTKQVLYGYKVVLTNGNYPSASFLNNILWDETVKLDREDAIRVLQHEQAHIAGKHSHDILLIEALKAIMWFNPLVYLYASALRDQHEYIADRTVLQDTPQQAYRRLIVKTLFNELGLSVVHSFNQSQIQKRLNMMKKTHKPKYLKLKIMTVVPSVIMLLFMFSCMENIATEPLQEPIRELEAIVTIGDVEKTFTDEKEMTTWMDEYMSMHPTEDVTFHIEFIKSNWKLVSPSGETRVLAAEGIDAMAEPKEDIDEWFSTFTQNLEYPEEARSKGIEGTVVVKILINEKGNAESFQVLEGVDPILDDAAIAALEKSIKGWNPAMEDGKPIQHIHLLPVTFKL, translated from the coding sequence ATGGTTGCATATATCTTAAAAGTAATCGGGAGTCAAACACTCTTTTATTTATTGTATTACTTGCTGTTTAGGAAAGAGCCATTTTTTGAGCGAAACCGTGTTTACTTGCTATTAACTCTTTTAGGAGGGTTTATAATCCCATTATTACCAATACCATCATTTCAGGTTGAAGAAAGTATTGGACCTGTGTCAGACTCTGTATACCTCTTAAAAGGTATTACAGTGAGTACAATGCCTATAGAACAGACCATTCACTGGTGGGAAGGCTGCTATATATTGATTACCGGAATAATGGTTTTTCGCTTCTTATCTAGTTTGGTAAAAGTAATGAACCTGATAAGGAAAAATACTAAGCAGGTTTTATACGGCTACAAGGTTGTACTTACGAATGGGAATTATCCTTCAGCTTCATTTCTGAATAATATACTGTGGGATGAGACAGTAAAATTGGACAGGGAGGATGCAATTCGAGTACTTCAGCATGAACAGGCCCATATAGCAGGGAAACATTCGCATGATATTTTACTCATAGAAGCACTGAAAGCAATAATGTGGTTTAATCCATTAGTGTACCTCTATGCAAGTGCATTGAGAGATCAGCACGAATATATAGCAGACAGGACGGTATTGCAGGATACACCACAGCAAGCTTATCGCCGTCTGATCGTAAAGACACTGTTTAACGAGTTAGGCCTATCAGTTGTACACAGTTTTAATCAATCTCAAATCCAAAAACGACTGAACATGATGAAGAAAACCCATAAACCCAAATACTTGAAATTAAAAATAATGACTGTAGTGCCATCCGTAATCATGTTGTTGTTTATGTTTTCCTGTATGGAAAATATAGCAACAGAACCTTTACAGGAGCCAATAAGAGAGTTAGAAGCTATAGTAACCATAGGTGATGTGGAAAAAACGTTTACTGATGAAAAGGAAATGACTACATGGATGGATGAATATATGTCAATGCACCCTACAGAAGATGTTACTTTCCATATTGAGTTTATCAAAAGTAATTGGAAGTTAGTCAGTCCCTCAGGAGAGACAAGGGTTTTAGCTGCTGAAGGTATAGATGCAATGGCAGAACCTAAAGAGGACATTGATGAATGGTTCAGTACTTTTACTCAAAATCTAGAATACCCTGAAGAAGCAAGATCAAAAGGAATTGAAGGAACCGTTGTAGTGAAAATACTTATCAACGAAAAAGGGAATGCAGAGAGCTTTCAAGTACTAGAAGGAGTAGATCCAATTTTGGATGATGCTGCTATAGCAGCATTGGAAAAAAGTATCAAAGGATGGAATCCGGCTATGGAAGACGGAAAGCCTATACAGCATATCCACTTATTGCCAGTGACATTTAAACTTTAA
- a CDS encoding BlaI/MecI/CopY family transcriptional regulator, producing MQILWKLEKAYVKEIISEMPEPKPAYNTISTIVRILEQKGFVGHEPIGKSHQYHPLVDQETYSNNYLKSFIGSYFGGSFEKMVSFFVKKNNMTIQEMEELMKELEDQKEDDNNDEEKADNA from the coding sequence ATGCAAATTTTATGGAAGCTAGAGAAGGCATATGTAAAGGAGATTATCTCAGAAATGCCAGAGCCAAAACCTGCGTACAATACCATCTCTACGATTGTGCGAATACTGGAGCAGAAAGGTTTTGTTGGACATGAACCGATAGGGAAATCTCATCAGTACCACCCTTTGGTAGATCAGGAAACCTATAGCAACAATTACCTGAAGAGCTTTATCGGAAGTTACTTTGGTGGTTCATTTGAGAAGATGGTATCCTTCTTTGTCAAGAAAAACAATATGACAATTCAGGAAATGGAAGAGTTGATGAAGGAGCTGGAAGACCAAAAAGAAGATGATAATAACGATGAGGAAAAAGCGGACAATGCTTAA
- a CDS encoding M56 family metallopeptidase, producing the protein MTMYLLEVVACQLLFYLFYYILLRKDTLFERNRIYLLLSLGTSFVLPFLHLPESVELQGNIMKPISDATLLMYDLMWQTNATDTATSGGFINWWQLAYSLVMILMMLRLLASWKKIDKLISSNPKTELYGFEVVLTNGKYPAASFMDNILWDETTSLNKDDAVRILQHEQAHVAGKHTYDIMLIEVLKALMWFNPLVYLYAGALRDQHEYIADKAVLQATPQQAYRRLIVKTLFNELGLSVVHSFNQSQIQKRLNMMKKTNQSKYPKLKMLTVVPMLAVALFVIACVENQQEDAEPEIQKTMEITVGELKKSFTDVDKATVWLDNYLAEHPDMKSQVKVNVINPNLEDQLTKDTVFEIVEKPAGPKEGITEWMNDLAQDIHYTEEAKQKGIEGKVYIQFIVDKEGNGTDLKILKGIDSNLDLIALEALKKHIKDWRPAYQRGVPVKQRMVIPVAFKL; encoded by the coding sequence ATGACTATGTACCTTTTAGAAGTAGTGGCTTGTCAGCTGTTGTTTTACCTGTTCTACTATATCCTGTTGAGAAAGGATACCCTTTTTGAGCGGAACAGGATTTACTTGTTACTGTCTCTGGGGACTTCATTTGTATTGCCTTTTTTGCACTTACCTGAGTCCGTTGAACTTCAAGGTAACATCATGAAGCCAATTTCTGATGCGACATTGCTGATGTATGACCTGATGTGGCAAACAAATGCAACGGATACAGCAACAAGTGGAGGTTTTATAAACTGGTGGCAACTTGCCTATTCTCTGGTCATGATTCTGATGATGTTAAGGCTGCTGGCAAGTTGGAAAAAGATAGACAAGCTGATTAGTAGTAACCCAAAGACAGAGCTGTACGGCTTTGAAGTTGTACTGACAAATGGAAAGTATCCGGCTGCATCTTTTATGGACAATATACTGTGGGATGAGACAACAAGCCTGAATAAAGATGATGCAGTCAGGATACTTCAGCACGAACAAGCGCATGTTGCAGGAAAACATACTTATGACATTATGTTGATCGAGGTGTTGAAGGCACTAATGTGGTTCAACCCTTTAGTGTACCTCTATGCAGGTGCACTGAGAGATCAGCACGAATATATAGCAGACAAAGCGGTATTGCAGGCAACACCACAGCAAGCTTACCGACGTCTGATCGTAAAGACACTGTTCAACGAATTAGGCCTATCAGTTGTACACAGTTTTAATCAATCTCAAATCCAAAAACGACTGAACATGATGAAGAAAACAAATCAATCCAAGTACCCAAAACTGAAGATGCTGACTGTTGTGCCTATGTTGGCTGTAGCACTTTTTGTCATTGCCTGTGTGGAAAACCAACAAGAAGATGCTGAGCCTGAAATCCAGAAGACAATGGAGATAACAGTAGGGGAGCTGAAAAAGAGTTTTACCGACGTTGATAAGGCAACAGTTTGGCTGGATAATTATTTAGCGGAACATCCTGACATGAAATCTCAGGTGAAGGTTAACGTAATCAATCCGAATCTAGAAGATCAATTGACAAAAGATACAGTATTTGAGATTGTAGAGAAGCCTGCAGGACCTAAGGAAGGAATAACAGAGTGGATGAATGATTTGGCGCAAGACATTCATTACACAGAAGAAGCCAAGCAAAAAGGAATTGAAGGGAAAGTGTACATTCAATTTATAGTGGATAAGGAAGGCAATGGAACTGACCTCAAAATTTTGAAAGGAATAGATAGTAATTTAGACCTTATAGCATTGGAAGCGCTTAAAAAACATATCAAGGACTGGAGACCTGCTTATCAAAGAGGTGTTCCTGTTAAGCAGCGAATGGTTATACCGGTCGCTTTTAAACTCTAA
- the glgX gene encoding glycogen debranching protein GlgX: protein MAEIIKPGNSFPLGASVSEKGTNFCVFTKNATKVELLLFDDKDAPLPSQVIALDPKVNKTFYYWHVFIEGIGHGQVYAYRVYGDYKPEEGMYFDGTKVLLDPYAKSVYMGSNYNRKAAMRPGDNCVHAPRGIVIEDHYDWEEDLPLCRPFSETVIYEMHVGGFTKHESSGVSKEKRGTYSGLVEKIPYLKELGVTAVELLPVHQFDIYDAPAGKINYWGYSTIGFFAPHCGYATNTDDPTAVVREFKDMVKALHRAGIEVILDVVYNHSAEGPAEGPTLSFRGFENEAYYMLDREDNYAYRNYTGCGNTVNANHSIVRRLIMDSLRYWVSEMHVDGFRFDLASVLSRAEDGTPLDNPPILWEIESDPVLAGTKMIAEAWDAGGLYQVGSFIGDKWSEWNGMFRDIMRKFIKSDGGMLGAFKDSVEGSRNVYYHKDGWDPNRSINFITCHDGFTMNDLVSYNSKHNLANGENNQDGSNDNQSWNCGVEGPSFNHDVELLRKKQIKNYFVMLLLAQGTPMLLMGDEVRRSQQGNNNAYCQDNHISWFNWKDVERNNDTFTFVKKLIKFNLSHKLFQKQEFWNSKLRAKKSIISWHGVTDVDEPDFLDESRAISFMLTDPEEKEQLYVMVNAFWEPLMFELPEPSIQTERIKYGKVIDTSASHPYDIVEEDQAKIIEEDRIILAPRSIIVLKSM, encoded by the coding sequence ATGGCTGAAATAATTAAACCTGGAAATAGCTTTCCGCTTGGAGCGTCGGTTTCGGAAAAAGGAACGAACTTCTGTGTTTTCACCAAGAATGCAACAAAGGTAGAGCTATTACTTTTTGACGATAAGGATGCACCACTGCCTAGTCAGGTGATCGCACTGGACCCGAAAGTAAACAAGACCTTTTATTACTGGCATGTATTTATTGAAGGGATTGGTCATGGGCAGGTATATGCCTACCGAGTTTATGGTGATTACAAACCGGAAGAAGGAATGTACTTTGACGGGACCAAGGTGTTGCTGGATCCATATGCAAAGTCTGTTTACATGGGAAGCAACTACAACCGTAAAGCGGCGATGCGTCCTGGCGACAACTGCGTACATGCCCCAAGGGGAATTGTGATTGAAGACCATTATGATTGGGAAGAAGACTTGCCTTTATGTCGCCCTTTTTCTGAAACAGTGATATATGAAATGCACGTAGGTGGCTTCACAAAACATGAATCGTCAGGTGTATCTAAAGAGAAGCGAGGAACATACAGCGGTCTTGTCGAGAAGATTCCATACCTGAAAGAGTTAGGAGTGACCGCAGTGGAGTTGTTGCCCGTTCATCAGTTTGATATATACGATGCTCCGGCAGGCAAGATCAATTACTGGGGGTACAGCACAATTGGTTTTTTTGCACCACACTGTGGTTATGCAACCAATACGGATGATCCTACCGCTGTAGTGAGAGAGTTTAAGGATATGGTCAAGGCACTGCATAGGGCAGGGATTGAGGTGATTTTGGATGTGGTGTATAACCATTCGGCAGAGGGACCTGCTGAAGGACCTACACTTTCTTTCAGGGGTTTTGAAAATGAAGCTTATTACATGCTTGACCGTGAAGATAACTATGCTTACCGTAACTATACAGGTTGTGGGAATACAGTCAATGCCAATCATTCTATAGTCAGGCGTTTAATTATGGATTCACTCCGCTACTGGGTTTCTGAAATGCATGTGGATGGTTTCCGTTTTGACCTTGCCTCTGTGCTTTCAAGAGCTGAAGATGGTACGCCGTTAGATAACCCACCAATTCTTTGGGAGATAGAGTCTGACCCTGTGCTGGCAGGAACCAAGATGATTGCAGAGGCTTGGGATGCTGGAGGACTTTATCAGGTAGGAAGCTTTATCGGTGATAAATGGAGTGAGTGGAACGGAATGTTCCGTGACATAATGCGGAAGTTTATCAAGAGTGATGGTGGAATGCTCGGAGCATTTAAGGATAGCGTGGAAGGTAGCAGAAATGTCTACTACCACAAGGATGGCTGGGATCCCAACCGAAGTATCAATTTCATTACTTGCCATGACGGTTTTACCATGAATGACTTGGTAAGCTATAACAGCAAGCATAACCTGGCCAATGGAGAAAACAATCAGGATGGTAGCAATGACAACCAGAGTTGGAACTGTGGGGTAGAAGGACCATCGTTTAACCATGATGTGGAGTTGCTGAGAAAGAAGCAGATCAAAAACTATTTTGTGATGCTGTTGCTGGCGCAAGGAACACCAATGTTGTTAATGGGGGATGAGGTAAGGCGCTCACAGCAAGGCAACAATAACGCTTACTGTCAGGATAACCATATCAGTTGGTTTAATTGGAAGGATGTTGAGAGAAACAATGATACTTTCACTTTTGTCAAGAAGCTGATCAAGTTTAACCTTTCTCACAAGTTATTTCAGAAGCAGGAGTTTTGGAATTCGAAGCTGAGAGCTAAAAAGTCTATTATTTCTTGGCATGGAGTGACAGATGTAGATGAGCCGGACTTTTTGGATGAATCAAGAGCCATCTCTTTTATGCTCACTGACCCCGAGGAGAAAGAGCAACTGTATGTGATGGTAAATGCTTTTTGGGAGCCATTAATGTTTGAGCTTCCTGAGCCTTCTATCCAAACTGAGAGAATCAAATATGGGAAAGTGATTGATACATCAGCCTCACATCCTTATGATATTGTGGAGGAAGACCAAGCTAAAATTATAGAAGAGGACAGAATTATATTGGCACCTCGATCGATTATCGTATTGAAGTCAATGTAA
- a CDS encoding helix-turn-helix domain-containing protein produces the protein MEFGKRLTLFMLEKDLSVDQLSKITETSLSAIYDWRNGKKVPNTNYLMKISEAHPELNMDWLITGRGKMMYSNKAEKVTNNESSVENRLSELENKIDQLLKTKDDTSNLASGGVDPFLAMFQMLNQMAKNNGMKLTINADDQPANRQSGKLAGDTDMSEAEKEIESLNYWVEEYPKRNHNVAA, from the coding sequence ATGGAATTTGGTAAACGATTAACATTGTTCATGTTAGAAAAAGATCTATCTGTAGATCAACTTTCTAAAATAACAGAAACCTCTCTATCAGCTATTTATGATTGGAGAAATGGAAAAAAAGTCCCTAATACTAATTATTTGATGAAAATTTCAGAAGCTCATCCAGAATTAAACATGGATTGGTTAATTACAGGGAGAGGGAAAATGATGTATTCAAATAAAGCAGAAAAAGTAACAAATAATGAATCTTCAGTTGAAAATAGATTATCTGAATTAGAGAATAAGATTGATCAACTTCTTAAAACTAAGGATGATACATCTAATTTAGCTTCAGGAGGTGTAGACCCTTTTTTGGCAATGTTCCAGATGCTAAATCAGATGGCGAAGAATAATGGAATGAAATTGACCATTAATGCGGATGACCAGCCTGCTAATAGGCAGTCGGGAAAGCTGGCGGGTGATACTGATATGTCAGAGGCTGAAAAAGAGATAGAATCCTTGAACTATTGGGTAGAAGAATACCCAAAGCGTAACCACAATGTTGCTGCTTAA
- a CDS encoding nucleoid-associated protein, whose protein sequence is MNDFNSVKLKNLILHIVGNKVQEEPLFLQEELPFKEYELFYKEMLHYFLRPINSSARYQFFDESGDLKLNEMYGFAKRIFENPEEFKVQSENMAKHLYNTSTHPRIKGGELYIVYLEDFIVDGDVVDGIGIFKAEKKDGFMTVNPWTDGIKLLYRKGSSKIDRACIILNDRKETGFKILLKEESKKSVESGYWSESFLRVEQIADSHLHTTNYLQLCRGFVADVFNEDHNVEKPEQIAFLQRSLNYFGTRDEFNVVEFENEVLEEPDVIDSFIEFRKDISEKYDIEVYPEFHISADAVRKARKDFKCLIKLDSGKVQIAVKGNEEYIEKGFDNERNMNYYTVYFHEED, encoded by the coding sequence ATGAACGATTTTAATTCTGTCAAACTCAAAAACCTGATCCTGCACATTGTAGGTAATAAGGTTCAGGAAGAGCCACTCTTTCTTCAAGAGGAATTGCCATTCAAGGAGTATGAGCTATTCTACAAGGAAATGCTCCATTACTTCCTAAGGCCAATCAACTCTAGTGCACGTTACCAGTTTTTTGATGAGTCTGGCGACCTCAAGTTAAACGAGATGTATGGCTTTGCTAAAAGGATTTTTGAAAACCCTGAAGAGTTTAAGGTGCAGTCAGAGAATATGGCCAAGCACCTCTATAATACTTCTACCCATCCCCGTATCAAAGGCGGTGAATTATATATCGTGTATCTGGAAGATTTCATCGTGGACGGCGATGTAGTGGATGGTATCGGGATTTTCAAGGCAGAGAAAAAAGATGGGTTTATGACAGTAAACCCTTGGACTGATGGCATAAAGCTACTCTATAGAAAAGGCAGCAGCAAAATTGATAGAGCCTGCATTATCCTAAATGACCGAAAAGAAACTGGATTTAAAATCCTGCTCAAGGAGGAAAGCAAAAAGTCAGTCGAATCGGGATACTGGAGTGAAAGCTTCCTACGGGTGGAGCAAATCGCTGATAGTCATTTGCACACAACCAACTACCTGCAGCTTTGCCGTGGTTTTGTAGCAGATGTTTTCAATGAGGATCATAATGTAGAGAAGCCAGAACAAATAGCTTTCCTGCAAAGAAGTTTGAACTACTTCGGTACTCGAGATGAGTTCAATGTAGTGGAGTTCGAAAATGAGGTACTGGAGGAGCCGGATGTGATCGATTCTTTCATAGAGTTTAGAAAGGACATCAGCGAAAAATACGATATCGAGGTATATCCCGAGTTCCATATATCAGCCGATGCAGTCCGAAAGGCAAGGAAAGACTTCAAGTGCCTGATCAAGCTGGACAGCGGCAAGGTGCAGATTGCAGTGAAAGGCAACGAGGAGTACATCGAGAAGGGCTTTGACAACGAGCGGAACATGAACTATTACACGGTGTATTTCCACGAAGAAGACTAG
- a CDS encoding winged helix-turn-helix domain-containing protein, producing the protein MSLVVRIFTPGDVPQNKKGKYQKPRNFHQNSYHIFYGYVNKHNEKFDYETRKLKIRGGLLATLRALNQRFLTIYEASTTHGKMRYKEPEIDHGWFETSNALLGNATHQSPRTVARHIQRLVEMGVIEKKRIGCEQYHNYSIKLCDDLIRDVIQFAEAELEVRRELELDGPLNKEQEERILDKTETKAKTHFPELNEHTEKDENTIENVVNKLASRMLINRRE; encoded by the coding sequence ATGAGCTTAGTAGTAAGAATTTTTACGCCCGGGGACGTCCCGCAAAATAAGAAAGGGAAGTATCAAAAGCCAAGAAATTTTCACCAAAACAGTTACCATATCTTCTATGGGTATGTCAACAAGCACAACGAGAAGTTTGATTACGAGACCCGCAAGCTCAAGATACGGGGCGGTCTGCTGGCTACACTCAGAGCCTTGAATCAGCGTTTCCTGACCATCTACGAGGCCAGTACCACGCATGGCAAAATGCGCTATAAAGAGCCTGAAATTGATCACGGTTGGTTCGAGACTTCCAATGCCTTGCTGGGCAATGCTACCCATCAGTCTCCCCGAACAGTTGCCCGCCATATCCAAAGGCTGGTAGAGATGGGTGTGATCGAAAAGAAAAGGATTGGCTGTGAACAATACCACAATTACTCCATCAAGCTTTGTGACGACCTGATCCGTGACGTGATCCAGTTTGCCGAAGCCGAGCTGGAGGTAAGACGTGAACTGGAGTTGGATGGACCTCTTAACAAGGAGCAGGAAGAACGCATCCTGGACAAGACCGAAACCAAGGCTAAAACGCATTTCCCTGAGCTAAACGAACACACCGAAAAGGATGAAAATACCATCGAAAATGTTGTGAATAAGTTGGCCAGTCGAATGTTGATAAACCGCCGGGAATGA
- a CDS encoding Thoeris anti-defense Tad2 family protein produces the protein MNINQVIEALKEGKMLRRPLWEKDFFIFRQVPSEIPQEIVPKMTSLPQPVKDEFVRRFNDLDNHQINSISYNDQIAHVGFSNLITGYNFSVEDTFAEDWTTYQP, from the coding sequence ATGAATATCAATCAAGTAATTGAAGCACTGAAAGAAGGTAAAATGCTGAGACGCCCACTTTGGGAAAAGGACTTTTTCATATTCAGACAAGTACCATCTGAAATCCCGCAAGAGATTGTACCCAAAATGACCTCACTACCACAACCTGTAAAGGATGAATTTGTAAGGAGGTTCAATGATTTGGATAACCACCAAATCAACTCTATTTCCTACAATGACCAAATCGCACATGTAGGTTTCAGTAACCTAATTACAGGTTACAATTTTAGCGTGGAAGACACATTTGCTGAAGACTGGACAACTTACCAGCCATAG